In one window of Candidatus Rokuibacteriota bacterium DNA:
- a CDS encoding GNAT family N-acetyltransferase: MTGYLHPGYAGSFDAFGRPRALPRSGAYVLERPIPGSTDRDAMGCYPLLCCAEWRALPQDLRDLEDLVSLTCVADPFAPCDRSTLEQWFDVVLDFKPHFVTELTRPVEAIVSRSHQAAVRRALRHVDVEVCHDPAAQLDQWVRLYDCLIQRHGITGIRAFSRAAFARQLALPGMVMFRATSGAGETIGMDLWYVQGDVAYGHLAAFSSRGYELRASYATKWHVLRHFHGKVRWLGLGGAAGTRPGVADGLSAFKRGWATGTRMAHLCGRILDRSRYEALCASRGTGTTRYFPAYRQEEFA, encoded by the coding sequence ATGACGGGGTACCTCCATCCGGGATATGCAGGCTCCTTCGACGCCTTTGGTCGCCCGAGAGCCCTTCCCCGCTCCGGCGCCTATGTCCTGGAGCGGCCCATCCCCGGCTCGACCGATCGTGACGCGATGGGCTGCTACCCACTCCTCTGCTGCGCGGAGTGGCGCGCGCTGCCCCAAGACCTGCGCGACCTGGAGGACCTCGTCAGCCTCACGTGCGTGGCAGACCCCTTCGCCCCCTGTGACCGCTCCACGCTCGAACAGTGGTTCGACGTGGTGCTCGACTTCAAGCCCCACTTCGTGACCGAGTTGACGCGCCCGGTGGAAGCCATTGTCTCGCGCTCGCACCAGGCTGCGGTCCGGCGGGCGCTCCGGCACGTCGACGTCGAGGTCTGTCACGACCCGGCGGCGCAGCTCGACCAGTGGGTACGGCTGTACGACTGCCTCATCCAGCGCCACGGGATCACCGGCATCCGAGCTTTCTCGCGCGCTGCCTTCGCACGACAGCTTGCGCTGCCCGGGATGGTGATGTTCCGGGCCACGTCCGGCGCCGGGGAGACGATCGGCATGGACCTCTGGTACGTTCAGGGCGACGTCGCGTACGGACACCTGGCGGCGTTCAGCAGTCGGGGGTATGAGCTGCGAGCGTCGTACGCCACCAAGTGGCACGTCCTGCGCCACTTCCACGGCAAGGTTCGCTGGCTCGGGCTGGGCGGCGCCGCGGGCACGCGGCCCGGAGTGGCCGACGGCCTCTCGGCGTTCAAGCGCGGCTGGGCAACGGGCACGCGCATGGCCCACTTGTGCGGGAGGATCCTGGACCGGTCGCGCTATGAAGCCCTGTGCGCCTCCCGCGGCACCGGGACCACGCGCTACTTCCCCGCTTACCGTCAGGAGGAGTTCGCGTGA
- a CDS encoding alcohol dehydrogenase catalytic domain-containing protein, producing MKACVHVGAGMLELRDWPAPSVGPGELLLRVRGCGLCGSDIAKLASSQATVPAVLGHEVVGEVLDAGPGVSRFAPGDRVVVAHHVPCFHCHYCRRGSPSMCRSFKRGNLDPGGFAERVRVPAPNVAHAAFAIPAGMSDETASFTEPLACCLRAVNRCGTAAGDTVLVVGLGSIGCLLVQSFRLAGATVLATDLLAQRRRLGIAAGARVHEREAELDGELRATTQGRGADAVVLTAGGGAVLPWARARVRDGGTLHYFAGGAGEALPLSLESLYHHEVTLSATYSSSPVELAAAFELLLRGAVTVDGLVTHRLSLARLAEGVELVKRQQAVKVYVTP from the coding sequence TTGAAAGCCTGCGTGCACGTTGGCGCCGGGATGCTGGAGCTGCGCGACTGGCCCGCACCCTCCGTCGGGCCCGGCGAGCTCCTGCTGCGAGTCCGGGGGTGCGGACTCTGCGGCTCCGACATCGCCAAGCTCGCCTCGAGCCAGGCCACAGTGCCGGCCGTGCTGGGGCACGAGGTCGTCGGGGAGGTGCTGGACGCAGGCCCGGGGGTCTCGCGCTTCGCGCCGGGCGACCGCGTCGTCGTCGCCCATCACGTGCCGTGCTTCCACTGCCACTACTGCCGGCGGGGCAGCCCGTCCATGTGCCGGTCCTTCAAGCGTGGCAACCTGGACCCGGGCGGCTTCGCCGAACGCGTCCGCGTGCCCGCGCCGAACGTCGCGCACGCCGCCTTCGCGATCCCGGCCGGCATGTCCGACGAGACGGCCTCGTTCACCGAGCCCCTGGCGTGCTGCCTGCGCGCCGTCAACCGCTGCGGAACGGCAGCCGGCGACACGGTGCTCGTGGTCGGGCTCGGGTCCATCGGCTGTCTCCTCGTCCAGAGCTTCCGGCTGGCCGGCGCGACGGTGCTGGCCACGGATCTCCTGGCCCAGCGCCGGCGCCTGGGGATCGCGGCGGGGGCGCGGGTGCACGAGCGCGAGGCGGAGCTGGACGGAGAGCTACGCGCCACCACGCAGGGCCGCGGCGCGGATGCCGTCGTCCTCACGGCCGGTGGGGGCGCGGTGCTGCCGTGGGCCCGGGCCCGCGTCCGCGACGGGGGGACGCTCCACTACTTCGCCGGCGGGGCAGGGGAGGCACTGCCGCTGTCGCTGGAAAGCCTCTACCACCACGAGGTGACGCTCTCGGCCACGTACTCGTCCTCGCCCGTGGAGCTCGCCGCGGCGTTCGAGCTCCTCCTGCGGGGCGCAGTGACGGTGGACGGCCTCGTCACTCACCGGCTGTCGCTGGCGCGGCTGGCCGAGGGCGTGGAGCTCGTCAAGCGGCAGCAGGCCGTGAAGGTGTACGTGACCCCATGA
- a CDS encoding alcohol dehydrogenase catalytic domain-containing protein, whose amino-acid sequence MRAQVFHGPGDLRLEEIATPEPAAGELLVKVEAALTCGTDVKTLRRGHPVMIPRLPTVFGHELAGTVAGVGAGVTGLREGDRVVAANSAPCGRCALCRAGRPNLCEDLLFVNGAYGEYIALPARLVERNVIRIAAGLPAARAAFVEPLACALRGIERGRVEAGMTVVVFGHGPLGCLLAMVAAQRKARVLLVGKAGWRLDRIREARLADCLDVLAAPDLQAAIRAATGGRDADVAVDATGQPAVWELAITVTGRGGTVVFFGGCAPGTTVALDTRRAHYEELTLVGAFHHTPDLIHRAVELLEAQTLVPDRLLTHTMGLEGVPRALDMMAHGAALKVLIHPDR is encoded by the coding sequence ATGAGGGCCCAGGTCTTCCACGGGCCGGGCGACCTCCGCCTGGAGGAGATCGCGACGCCCGAGCCCGCCGCAGGCGAGCTGCTCGTCAAGGTCGAGGCGGCACTCACCTGCGGCACCGATGTGAAGACGCTCCGCCGTGGCCACCCGGTCATGATCCCGCGCCTGCCCACCGTCTTCGGTCACGAGCTGGCCGGCACCGTGGCCGGCGTCGGCGCCGGCGTCACCGGCCTTCGCGAGGGCGATCGGGTGGTCGCGGCGAACTCGGCGCCCTGCGGCCGCTGTGCCCTCTGCCGAGCCGGGCGCCCGAACCTCTGCGAGGATCTCCTCTTCGTGAACGGGGCCTATGGAGAGTACATCGCGCTGCCTGCCCGGCTCGTCGAGCGGAACGTGATCCGGATCGCCGCCGGGCTCCCGGCGGCCCGGGCGGCCTTCGTCGAGCCCTTGGCGTGCGCGCTCCGGGGGATCGAGCGCGGGCGGGTTGAGGCCGGGATGACGGTGGTCGTCTTCGGCCACGGCCCCCTCGGCTGTCTCCTGGCGATGGTGGCCGCGCAGCGGAAGGCGCGCGTGCTGCTCGTGGGGAAGGCGGGATGGCGCCTCGACCGGATCCGCGAGGCGCGGCTCGCCGACTGCCTGGATGTGCTGGCGGCGCCCGATCTCCAGGCCGCGATCCGGGCGGCCACGGGCGGGCGGGACGCCGACGTGGCGGTGGATGCCACGGGCCAGCCGGCCGTGTGGGAGCTCGCCATCACCGTCACCGGGCGTGGCGGCACCGTGGTGTTCTTCGGCGGCTGCGCACCCGGGACGACCGTGGCGCTGGACACGCGACGGGCCCACTACGAGGAGCTGACTCTCGTGGGCGCCTTCCATCACACGCCGGACCTGATCCACCGCGCGGTCGAGCTCCTGGAGGCACAGACCCTCGTGCCGGATCGTCTCCTCACGCACACCATGGGGCTGGAGGGCGTGCCCCGCGCCCTCGACATGATGGCCCACGGCGCGGCGCTCAAGGTCCTGATCCACCCGGACCGCTGA
- a CDS encoding glycosyltransferase, which produces MKTSVLMLTYNQERFITQAIDSVLMQRVSEPYEVVIGDDCSTDATGAIIRRYAERYPDLVRPLWTDRNLGMMPNFRRCWEACRGQYIAVLEGDDYWISPHKLQRQIDSMDRHPEWSMCFVRVRMVFDDGRPPLEHPAGPQVPVFTVRELLASNPIQPCGVMYRQGVLGAWPEVLDVLALGDWPLGILHALRGDVGFLDEVMAVYRQHGAGTWSSKPRDWKVRQSARMFDVIRPQVERGLRDRHLMWTHDVRWVVWCMEIGWRARARRHARLCVKESPLRPYSWRLLLWSHLGPLERLLDPQPAKRREAKTRG; this is translated from the coding sequence GTGAAAACCAGCGTCCTCATGCTCACCTACAACCAAGAGCGCTTCATCACCCAGGCGATCGACAGTGTGCTCATGCAGCGCGTGAGCGAGCCCTACGAGGTGGTGATCGGAGACGACTGCTCCACGGACGCCACGGGTGCCATCATCCGGCGCTACGCCGAGCGATACCCGGACCTCGTACGCCCCCTGTGGACGGACCGGAACCTCGGGATGATGCCGAACTTCCGGCGATGCTGGGAGGCCTGTCGCGGTCAGTACATCGCGGTCCTCGAAGGCGATGACTACTGGATCAGCCCCCACAAGCTGCAGCGACAGATCGACTCCATGGACCGGCACCCCGAGTGGTCCATGTGCTTCGTGCGGGTGCGGATGGTCTTCGACGACGGGCGGCCCCCGCTCGAGCATCCCGCGGGTCCGCAGGTGCCGGTGTTCACCGTCCGGGAGCTGCTCGCATCCAACCCGATCCAGCCGTGCGGCGTCATGTACCGCCAGGGGGTGCTCGGGGCGTGGCCGGAGGTTCTCGACGTGCTCGCGCTGGGCGATTGGCCCTTGGGCATCCTCCACGCCCTCCGTGGGGACGTGGGTTTCCTCGACGAGGTGATGGCAGTCTATCGACAGCACGGGGCCGGGACGTGGTCGTCCAAGCCCCGCGACTGGAAGGTGAGGCAGTCCGCCCGCATGTTTGATGTGATCCGTCCACAGGTGGAGCGTGGGCTCCGCGACCGGCACCTGATGTGGACGCACGACGTGCGGTGGGTCGTGTGGTGCATGGAGATCGGCTGGCGGGCCCGCGCCCGCCGGCACGCCAGGCTCTGCGTGAAGGAATCGCCCCTCCGCCCCTACTCCTGGCGACTCCTCCTCTGGTCGCACCTCGGGCCGCTGGAACGGCTGCTGGACCCGCAACCCGCGAAGCGGCGGGAGGCGAAGACGCGGGGCTGA
- a CDS encoding DegT/DnrJ/EryC1/StrS family aminotransferase has translation MTKTRIDELAIFGGAPSFTEPQHVGRPNIGDRDALMARLNDILDRCWLTNHGPYEQELERRVAAILAVKHCLAVCNATVGLEIAIRAAGLTGEVIVPAFTAAATPHAVHWLGLTPVFCDIDPRRHNIDPGRVEERITSRTTGILAVHLWGRPCDVDALSAIARRHGLRLLFDSAHAFLCSYRGALVGGFGDAEIFSFHATKFCHSLEGGLITTNDDTLAERVDRMRTFGFRGADTVVSEGTNGKLNEFSAAMGLTSLEGAGDVVAVNHRNWRRTVRNLAGLPGVSVIEYDETERNNYHYLVLEIDEVQASVSRDALVQVLTRENVLARRHFHPGCHRWEPYRTLYPQARLRLPQTERVAARVMLLPNGTAVSERSVDAMCAVVRVVVENAGEVMRRLAAGGLVPGHASAS, from the coding sequence ATGACGAAGACGCGGATCGACGAGTTGGCCATCTTTGGCGGCGCGCCGAGCTTCACCGAGCCTCAGCACGTCGGGCGGCCCAACATCGGCGACCGCGACGCGCTCATGGCCCGGTTGAACGACATCCTGGACCGGTGCTGGCTGACGAACCACGGGCCGTACGAGCAGGAGCTCGAGCGGCGGGTGGCCGCCATCCTCGCCGTCAAGCACTGCCTGGCCGTCTGCAACGCCACGGTGGGTCTGGAGATCGCCATTCGGGCCGCGGGCCTCACGGGAGAGGTCATCGTGCCCGCCTTCACCGCGGCTGCCACGCCCCACGCCGTCCACTGGCTCGGCCTCACGCCCGTCTTCTGCGACATCGACCCACGCAGGCACAACATCGACCCGGGACGTGTCGAGGAGCGCATCACGTCACGGACCACGGGCATCCTCGCGGTGCACCTGTGGGGCCGGCCATGCGACGTGGACGCCCTGTCGGCGATCGCCCGCCGCCACGGGCTCAGGCTGCTCTTCGACTCCGCGCACGCCTTCCTCTGCTCGTATCGCGGCGCGCTCGTGGGCGGCTTCGGCGACGCGGAGATCTTCTCCTTCCACGCCACCAAGTTCTGCCACAGCCTCGAGGGGGGCCTGATCACGACCAACGACGACACCCTGGCGGAGCGGGTCGACCGCATGCGCACGTTCGGCTTCCGCGGCGCCGACACCGTGGTGTCCGAGGGGACGAACGGCAAACTCAACGAGTTCTCGGCAGCGATGGGGCTGACGTCCCTCGAGGGCGCCGGCGACGTGGTCGCCGTCAACCACCGGAACTGGCGGCGAACGGTAAGGAACCTCGCGGGCCTGCCCGGTGTCTCCGTCATCGAGTACGACGAGACCGAGCGAAACAACTACCACTATCTCGTCCTGGAAATCGACGAGGTGCAGGCGAGTGTGAGCCGGGACGCCCTGGTCCAGGTGCTGACCCGGGAGAACGTCCTGGCCCGACGGCACTTCCATCCGGGCTGCCACCGCTGGGAGCCCTACCGGACGCTGTACCCGCAGGCCCGGCTTCGGCTGCCGCAGACCGAGAGGGTCGCCGCGCGAGTGATGCTCCTGCCCAACGGGACGGCCGTGTCCGAGAGGAGCGTCGACGCGATGTGCGCGGTCGTCCGCGTCGTGGTGGAGAACGCGGGCGAGGTCATGCGCCGGCTGGCGGCGGGCGGCCTGGTGCCGGGGCATGCGTCCGCGTCGTGA